The following is a genomic window from Hugenholtzia roseola DSM 9546.
TCGGAATGGAGTTTGTCGAGCTAACAGATTTGGTTCAAAATCAAGGCTTTAAAGTTTTTGATGAGGCAGAATTGGTAGTGGGCATCAAGGCAGAAGGTGCAGCAAATTATACAAGAAAACAGTTAGATGCCCTAACTGAATTTGTAAAGAAGCCGCAAATCGGTGCAAGCGGTTTGGTCTATTTACAGTGCAAAGAAGATGGCAGTTTTAAATCTTCTGTTGATAAGTTTTTTGATGGTGCAGCATTGGAAAAATGGGCAACCCGTTTTGAAGCAAAGGCAGGCGATTTGATTTTGATTTTGGCAGGAAAAGCCGAAAAAACGCGAAAAGCCCTCAATAATTTAAGGTTAGAGATGGGCAATCAGCTCGGACTTCGCAAGGCAGACGACTACAAACCGCTTTGGGTTGTAGATTTTCCGCTCTTGGAATGGGGCGAAGAAGACCAAAGATGGTTTGCCATGCACCACCCTTTTACCTCTCCCAAAAAACAAGATTTAGAAAAGCTAAGCACAAATCCTGCTGATGTACGCGCCGACGCTTACGATTTGGTGCTAAATGGCGTAGAAATTGGCGGCGGTTCTATTCGTATTTACGATAGAAAATTGCAAGAGCAGATGCTCGCCTTTTTAGGCTTCTCTGATGAGCAGGCACGCGCCCAATTTGGCTTTTTGATGGACGCTTTTGAGTATGGCGCACCTCCTCATGGCGGTTTGGCGTTGGGCTTTGATAGGCTTTGTTCGCTTTTTGGCGGCGAAGAATCTATCCGCGATTTTATCGCTTTCCCCAAAAACAACGCAGGCAGAGATGTCATGATTGATGCACCCGCTCCGATTGAAGTAAAGCAGTTGGAAGAGTTGGCTTTACGCACAGCCCACTATGTTGTGGCTTGTTACGAGATTGAAGATGAAGACGGGGAAATTAAAAAAGTGTCTGAGGTGGCAGAACAAGTAGCTTTTTATCCTGAACCAGATAAGGCTCTACAAAAATACGAATCTCTAAACTCGGATAATATCAATGAATTTCTTGGGGTCACAAACGTCCGAAAGGTTTACAAAAAACGTTTTGTTTCAAGATGTTTAGTGGTTAAGGATAAAAAGATTTTTGGGGAACTTGAGAGGAAGTATATATAAAGTTTGCTTCAAATTTCCTAAAATAACACCAAAAATTGGCGTTGTTGTAGTGGTCAGAAGGTCAAAAGGGGATTTTGTGCTTTGCACAAACCTCCTAAACCCCACTTCGCCCCAATGATGTTAAATTCTAAAAATTAGATGTAAGTGTAGGGACAAGGCACTGCCTTGTCCGCAGTGAGATTGAAATAAAAAGAGGTGTTCAAGTCCAAAATAGGGTTTAAGCCAAATTTTATTTCGTTTCTAACTTGATAAAACGATATTTCTATCGTTGCAACAACGCGCAAAAACTAACAGTTTTCAAAAAACTGTTAGTTTTTTTGTTTTAAAATATTATCTAAAAAATTTTACTTAAGCTCTAAACAGACTACATTTTCTACATGGTGCGTTTGCGGAAACATATCTACGGGCTGCACTGCCGTAACGCGATAGCGAGCATCTAAAAGTTGTAAATCGCGTGCTTGGGTAGCAGGATTACAACTCACATAGACAATTCGTTTTGCCGCCACTTCTAAAAGGGTGTGAATAACGCTTTCATGCATGCCTGCACGTGGGGGGTCGGTGATGATGACATCGGGTCTGCCTTCTTTTTCGAAAAGTTCGGCTTTGAGTAAATCTTTCATATCGCCTGCAAAGAAGACCGTATTTTCAATGCCATTGACTTGCGAATTGACTTTGGCATCAGCAATGGCTGCCTCTATGTACTCTATGCCGACTACTTTTTTGGCTTTTTTGGCTACAAAATTGGCGATTGTGCCTGTGCCTGTATAAAGGTCATAGACAATTTCGTCGCCTTTTAAATCAGCCATCTGGCGTGCTACCTTGTAGAGTTGGTAGGCTTGGATAGAATTGGTTTGGTAGAAAGATTTGGCTTGTATGCGAAATTCTAAGCCTTCCATTACCTCGCGAATGTAGGGCAGCCCGCGATAGGTCTTGACCTCCAAATCGTGAAAGGTATCATTGAGTTTGGGATTTACTACATACAAAAGGCTGCTAATTTGTGGAAATTCTTTTGCCAAAAATTGCATCATCTTTTCTATGATGACTTTGTCGGGCTTGGCAAATTGTACCAAAACCATGACATCGGGCGTAGTGGCAGAGGTACGAATCATCAAATTTCGTAGGTAGCCCTCGTGCGAAAAAAGATTGTAGTAGTCTATCTTTTCGGCTGCCGAAAAAGCCCTAACCGCCTTGCGAATGGTGTTGGAGGGTTCAGGTTGGAGGTAGCAATTTTCAATATCCACTACTTTATCGAAGCGTCCGATGATGTGAAAGCCTAAGGCTAAACTATCGAAGGTTTCACCTGAACGAATTTGCGCCTCGGTGAGCCAACGGCGGTCGGAAAAGGTGAAATCCATCTTGTTGCGATAGTGCGAGGTAGCAGGGGCAGACAAAATGGTTTCAAAGGGCGGCAATTCTATTTTGGCAAGGCGCGTAAGGCTATCATGCACCTGCTTTTGTTTGTAAAAAAGCTGCCACTCATATTGCATATTTTGCCATTTGCAGCCGCCACACACGCCAAAATGCTCACAAAAAGGTGTGTCGCGTTTGGGCGAAAACGCGTGTATCGTAAGCGGACGTGCCTCCATGTAGCTACGACGCTCTTTGGTTACTTGCAAATCAACGACATCGTCGGGGACGACAAAATTGGCAAAAACTACCTTGCCCTTTGCCGCTTCGGGGCGAGCGACGCATTTGCCTTCTGCCCCTGCATCTTCTATGCGGACTTTTTCTAATATCGGGTGCTTGTCTTTTTTTCTGCGTGCCACAGCAAATCGGGTTTGAGGAATGAATACAAGGAGGCAAAGATAGCAATTTTAGAAAATTTCGGTTGCCTCTGCCATTTTTTGAGAAGCATAAAAAAACCCACGACAAAATCGTGGGCTTCGGAACAGAAAACTTAACACAAGTTGCTTTATTTTAAAATGGCACGCGAGATAACTAATTTCTGAATTTCGCTTGTCCCCTCGCCGATAGTGCAGAGTTTGGCATCACGATAATATTTTTCTACGGGAAAATCTTTCGTATAACCATAACCGCCAAAAATCTGGACAGCTTCATTGGCTACTTTCACTGAAATTTCGGAAGCGTAATATTTTGCCATCGCCGATTCTTTATTGACATTCAAACCACGATTTTTCATATCCGCTGCCTGATACGTGAGAAGTTTGGCAGCCTCGATGTCGGTAGCCATTTCTGCTAATTTAAAGCTAATTGCCTGAAAATTAGAAATAGGCTGATTAAATTGCTGACGCTCTTTCGAGTATTGAAGGGCATGCTGATACGCGCCCATAGCAATTCCCAAACTAAGGGCGGCGATAGAAATTCTGCCTCCATCTAAAACTTTGAGAGCCTGCACAAAGCCATCGCCTACTTTGCCCAAGATGTTGTCTTTATGCACGCGGCAGTCTTGGAAAATAAGCTCGGTAGTTTCCGAAAGGCGCATGCCCAACTTGTCTTCTTTCCTACCTGCTGAAAAGCCCGCTGTGCCTTTTTCTATCACAAAAGCCGTCATGCCGCGCGAATCGCCTACCTCGCCTGTGCGAACAATGACTACGGCGATATTGCCACTTTTGCCATGCGTAATAAAGTTTTTTGCGCCATTGATGACCCAATAGTCGCCATCTTGTACGGCGGTGGTGCGCATATTGCCTGCGTCAGAGCCTGTATTGGCTTCGGTGAGTCCCCAAGCTCCAATCCATTCGCCTGTGGCTAATTTGGGAAGCCAACGCCTTTTTTGCTCCTCATTGCCAAATTGTAGGATATGTCCTGTGCAAAGGGAGTTGTGTGCCGCCATAGAAAGGGCTATCGAGGGGTCGATAACGGCTAATTCTGCTATTGCCGTAACGTATTCGTGATAGCCAAAGCCGCTGCCGTTGTACTCATTTGGCACAAGTACGCCCAGAAGCCCTAAATTGCCCAGCTCTTTCATGACCTCGATAGGAAAATACTGCTCGTCATCCCACTTATTGCGATGTGGAGTGATGTGTTTTTCGCCAAAGTCGCGTACCATTTGCGCAATCATAGCCTGCGTTTCGGCGGTCGTGTTGGGTGCGATTACTGCCATAGTTTTATGGGTTGTGTTCTCTATTGTATAAAGCCTTTTGTGAGCGATAAAGTTATGAAAACTTTGCGGATTTCGAAAAAATGCACCCCGAAGATACCTAAAAATAGGGGCAGACATCAAAAAAATAGACCCGAAGCCTTAAAAAAGCAAAGCATTTCTTAGTAGTGGCTAAACTACCCAGAAATGCTTTTGCTCTTATTTGTGTGTGTTGTGTGTTGGGTGGGTCGAAAGGTATTGAATCTGGATTTTCAAAAGCACTTTCGGATAAGCAAAGTATTGGCATTTTTATGGACTTCAAATAGCAAATACTTCACTTCTTGGATTTGGGATTTCAAAACAAATATCAACCTAAAACTAAATTCAACTCAAATGGAGTGTAGAATTTGAAAGCAGGGCAGGTTTCCGACTTAAAAGTTTTTCCCTACTTGTAGGGATTCTTTCAAACGGTTAGGGCTTCTTTTTCGTAAAAAGAAAAACCTAGTTAGAAAGGCTTTCTCAAAAGCGGAGCAGGTGGAGATTTATCCAAGTTTCTTGCTTACTTTCAAGGTTTTACCTATCTTTGCCGAATCTTCTACTAAGTGTTATTTCAACTTTATGCGTAGCGGCTACAAAAGAGCTACTTTCATAGGACTTAGCGAAGAACTGCTTGGCAGGTGAGGTTCTACAAAAGGTTGTGCGATTGCATCT
Proteins encoded in this region:
- the rlmD gene encoding 23S rRNA (uracil(1939)-C(5))-methyltransferase RlmD, which produces MARRKKDKHPILEKVRIEDAGAEGKCVARPEAAKGKVVFANFVVPDDVVDLQVTKERRSYMEARPLTIHAFSPKRDTPFCEHFGVCGGCKWQNMQYEWQLFYKQKQVHDSLTRLAKIELPPFETILSAPATSHYRNKMDFTFSDRRWLTEAQIRSGETFDSLALGFHIIGRFDKVVDIENCYLQPEPSNTIRKAVRAFSAAEKIDYYNLFSHEGYLRNLMIRTSATTPDVMVLVQFAKPDKVIIEKMMQFLAKEFPQISSLLYVVNPKLNDTFHDLEVKTYRGLPYIREVMEGLEFRIQAKSFYQTNSIQAYQLYKVARQMADLKGDEIVYDLYTGTGTIANFVAKKAKKVVGIEYIEAAIADAKVNSQVNGIENTVFFAGDMKDLLKAELFEKEGRPDVIITDPPRAGMHESVIHTLLEVAAKRIVYVSCNPATQARDLQLLDARYRVTAVQPVDMFPQTHHVENVVCLELK
- the aspS gene encoding aspartate--tRNA ligase, whose amino-acid sequence is MLRTHHCGELRIENVGQQVEVAGWVRRVRDKGSLLWIDLRDRYGITQLFFEEANASAELLTKARSLGREFVVRAKGQVIERTSKNSEIPTGDIEIRVSELEILNPAKVPPFLIEDQTDGGDDLRMKYRYLDLRRGALQKNLILRHQMAQAVRRYLDNQQFLEIETPFLIKSTPEGARDFVVPSRMHTGEFYALPQSPQTFKQILMVAGYDRYFQIVKCFRDEDLRADRQPEFTQIDCEMSFISQEDILNMFEGLLKYLFKEIKGLDISYDFPRLTYDEAMQRYGSDKPDIRFGMEFVELTDLVQNQGFKVFDEAELVVGIKAEGAANYTRKQLDALTEFVKKPQIGASGLVYLQCKEDGSFKSSVDKFFDGAALEKWATRFEAKAGDLILILAGKAEKTRKALNNLRLEMGNQLGLRKADDYKPLWVVDFPLLEWGEEDQRWFAMHHPFTSPKKQDLEKLSTNPADVRADAYDLVLNGVEIGGGSIRIYDRKLQEQMLAFLGFSDEQARAQFGFLMDAFEYGAPPHGGLALGFDRLCSLFGGEESIRDFIAFPKNNAGRDVMIDAPAPIEVKQLEELALRTAHYVVACYEIEDEDGEIKKVSEVAEQVAFYPEPDKALQKYESLNSDNINEFLGVTNVRKVYKKRFVSRCLVVKDKKIFGELERKYI
- a CDS encoding acyl-CoA dehydrogenase family protein — protein: MAVIAPNTTAETQAMIAQMVRDFGEKHITPHRNKWDDEQYFPIEVMKELGNLGLLGVLVPNEYNGSGFGYHEYVTAIAELAVIDPSIALSMAAHNSLCTGHILQFGNEEQKRRWLPKLATGEWIGAWGLTEANTGSDAGNMRTTAVQDGDYWVINGAKNFITHGKSGNIAVVIVRTGEVGDSRGMTAFVIEKGTAGFSAGRKEDKLGMRLSETTELIFQDCRVHKDNILGKVGDGFVQALKVLDGGRISIAALSLGIAMGAYQHALQYSKERQQFNQPISNFQAISFKLAEMATDIEAAKLLTYQAADMKNRGLNVNKESAMAKYYASEISVKVANEAVQIFGGYGYTKDFPVEKYYRDAKLCTIGEGTSEIQKLVISRAILK